Proteins encoded in a region of the Tribolium castaneum strain GA2 chromosome 7, icTriCast1.1, whole genome shotgun sequence genome:
- the LOC657000 gene encoding innexin inx7 yields MLVLFKEISNRIKPKLGSPCIDNWVFKLHYRATTVIFFVATILVTSREYIGEHIKCVSDSVNNKEFHKVIESFCFFSTTFTVIRDEFNFGFGDPPHPGVFPYGLLSKPPIRKHLYYQWVPFVLFGQGVMFMLTHFLWKSWEMGRVRKLVSGLTYSSLAFLENSVMVDGKSIPSKKEKEITIRRIKDSFFENVKINRAWAPQLILCEILNFANVGLQAYITNKFLGGHFYTLGIKIFTQGHSILDDVFPKVTKCTFHKYGPSGTVQLHDALCIMALNIINEKIYIFLWFWFIFLLVLSGLVLVWRFASILLYSKSPVFGRIIFGFGAKKLSFWKLKTVTRKFTYADWLFLKYLSKNLDGLVFRELFGRIYEQLDDGAVFIGKEESGNKND; encoded by the exons atgttggtcTTGTTTAAAGAAATCTCAAACAGAATTAAGCCAAAATTGGGCTCCCCTTGCATCGACAATTGGGTTTTCAAACTGCATTATCGCGCCACAACAGTGATTTTCTTTGTTGCAACAATTCTAGTAACGTCCCGAGAGTATATTGGAGAACATATCAAGTGTGTCAGTGATTCGGTTAACAACAAGGAGTTTCACAAAGTGATCGAATCTTTTTGTTTCTTCAGCACTACGTTCACAGTT ATTCGTGACGAGTTTAATTTCGGGTTTGGAGACCCACCACATCCTGGCGTTTTCCCATATGGGCTTCTCTCCAAACCCCCAATTCGCAAACACCTCTACTACCAATGGGTGCCTTTTGTGCTGTTTGGGCAAGGGGTGATGTTTATGTTGACCCACTTCCTGTGGAAAAGCTGGGAAATGGGACGGGTTAGGAAGTTAGTTTCCGGTTTGACTTATTCCAGTCTcgcttttttggaaaattcggTCATGGTCGACGGGAAATCCATCCCTTCCAAGAAAGAAAA GGAAATTACAATTCGGAGGATTAAGGActcgttttttgaaaatgtgaaaatcAACCGGGCTTGGGCCCCTCAGTTAATTCTCTgcgaaattttgaattttgcaaATGTTGGGCTTCAGGCCTATATCACTAATAAGTTTCTTGGGGGGCATTTTTACACCCTTGGGATCAAAATTTTCACTCAGGGGCACTCAATCCTGGACGATGTATTCCCAAAA gTGACGAAGTGCACTTTCCACAAATACGGCCCTTCCGGCACCGTGCAACTCCACGACGCCCTTTGCATCATGGCCCTCAACATAATCAACGAAAAAATCTACATTTTCCTCTGGTTTTGGTTCATTTTCCTCCTTGTCCTTTCAGGCCTCGTCCTGGTTTGGCGTTTCGCTTCGATTTTGCTCTATTCCAAAAGCCCAGTTTTTGGCCGAATTATTTTCGGTTTTGGTGCCAAAAAGCtgagtttttggaaattgaaaactgtGACTCGAAAATTCACTTACGCAGATTGGTTGTTTCTCAAGTATTTGTCGAAGAATTTAGACGGTTTAGTGTTTAGGGAATTATTTGGTCGCATCTATGAGCAGTTGGACGATGGGGCCGTTTTTATCGGGAAGGAGGAAAGTGGTAACAAAAATGATTGA